From Erigeron canadensis isolate Cc75 chromosome 5, C_canadensis_v1, whole genome shotgun sequence:
ttggataatttttaattagTATAGATGTGATAAGAGAGAACTATAACAGCACCCGCGCCTATTATCTGAGATGGACCACAATATCACGTGGTACTTTCCAAGCTTTAAGTAAGCGATTCACACTTGTCGTGTCTTTAAACTTCAAAGTGACCAATTTGAATCTGATCGTAGAAACAATAAGCTCCATAATGATGTCAGGAGGTCGGGCATGATTAGAAAATAAGATATTGTTTCTTTGCTGCCAGACGAAATAAGCTGTAGCTGCAACCAGAAGTCTTCCAATAACATTCTTTGCAGATCTAGATTTCGCTTTGAATGTAATCCAATGTCTTCCCACTCATCACATAAGAAAGGAACTCCAgctaatcttttaattttattccaAACCTGTGAGGAAAAAGACCATTCAAAGAATAAGTGAGCATGGGAATCCGGTCCTTTGCTGCACAACGAGCAATAGTAGAGGTTGTAGCTCGTTTTCCTTTGCATGATACCTTGTGATATTTGTTGTTCATAGTAGGTTGTGATCATGGTTTAAGTTTAGTCACATCTAAATTTGGAGGCTTATTTGCTTGTCTCAGGTCATTTCGTAACCCCTACTATATGCGTACTTTGGGGGTGAAAAGATACTCACTATATGCTATGGGCTAATGGAAAGATACTCGCTATATTTCTTTGTGCTATTACATTTTTATAGGTAGACATGTATTCTTGGTTGTAACAGAGTGAACGATGTTAAACATATAAGTTGTTGTAGCTTATGTGAAAATAAGCCGTTGATGTTATATATGATACTTGTTgatatacttatatatttagaaaatgaCATGTAAACTAGCATGCATTTTGGTTTTTATGGCCATCacaaaacctatatatatgcTTCACATCTTAACAATATACATATAGGTTTTTATTGTCATCACATAACCTTTTATTTCACATTATATATAGGTCTTTACCGATATCACGgaactttaatatatatttcacaTCTTATTAGTATTATAAGTTTGCCACCACACAACGTTTTATTtcagattatatatataggaatttACTGTCACCACAAAAGCTTATTATATATTCCAcatcttaatatattaatataggGTTTTATTCTCATCACGGAACCTTATATTTATACAATTCACATCATATAATATTTTCTCGAATCCGAGTATATTACATTATAATAGAACATACCATGTCCTCGTATCCGAGCATAGTAGTTTAAAGACCCGTGTGTTCATATAGAACTTTGTTTCATGAAATTTTCCAAGTTTATGTCCACATAAGTGATACCCAATTTGTATATAAGGTTTTCTCAAAATAAACTCcaaaagtaaaaattaatttgtattgtcatcTATCTTGAAATTTAGAAGTATTTTATGGCATAACTACTCTTACAAGGTCAGTATTTTACAACAGGATGAGGACTAGATTCAAGAGTTAGCCGAAGCAATTAAGTGAGGTATAAAAACCTtgagaaagaagaaaacatatattataatatgatGATCGATGTAATCACTTGAAAGGTTATAACGTTACATGCTCAAGGAAAACATTAAAAAGATAGAATATCGATCAAGTAATTGTAAGCACACATAGTTTATTGTAGATAATGTATCTCCAGAGGAGTAGAAGTGATAGCTAAAGTTTCAAGGTAACAAACAAGAGTGAAATACTCAACATCAGTatctattttgttttgtaatcgccCCAGCATCAGCATGTCAAGGACTTTCGAGAACTTGTTTGGGTCCTGTTTTTCGTTCATCCATCAGAAGTTTCTTCAGGTTATATAGGTTTGTGAAAAGAATAATATACATAGGCTCGAGATTATATATAAGTTCATACCTGCGATGAATAGTCCGCCAGTAGGCGAAGGTCCATTTGAGGTAGATCCCTTTGATTTTTTTGGAGATTCTACCGGAGCCATTGTTGGTACAATTGAGTTAAGATTCTTTGAACTTTTTGGAGATTCAGCAGGAGCCATAGTTGGTGCATTATTTTCAGCTGAATTTGTCAAATAGTTAAGTTTGTGAGCGCACAAACAAacaatacaagtatacaaccaTATTTTCATTTACATCGTAGTCAATATTAGGGAATAGGTCATCAACATTTGATAGTCAATAGTAGGTAGTTTTCTTCAATTTAATAACTAAACGTCAAGATTCAAGCCTGGGACATATAGAGATGCAAAGCCTTCCACCTCGCCGGTGAACCACTCAACAAAGAACTCATTGATATAGGTCATCAAAGTATAACGTAATTTATAAGCATGTTTAATTTGTTTCATGTATTTTCCTTCCATTGTATTATCAAGTGTTTTAACTACATTTTTTGAACATTAACTGAACTGTGTTAAATACTAACTTTAATTAGATACATAAAGTTGGTTTATaactttgataaaaataaagattacaaTTACcaagtgataaaaaaaaaaatacatatatatcttgaaaaatATGTGACACTGATGAAATAGATCGCATTCAAGAATGTGTTTTTATACCTTGGCATCGGCTAACAGGTGGAGTCTTCACGTCACAAACACTAGGAAGTGCTAATGCAACGGTTTTGTTGATACTGATTCCTAACCCAGTCAATGTACTACCGTCAAGTGCAGCGCAAAGACATTTTGGCTGTGACTTTACAACATTAGCAAGTGATGAGCAGCAAGAAGAAGATGGCATTTTCGAACTTCCAGTAACGTAGTTCAGGCAGGGAGACATTCCAATAAGAACATTGATACACCCTGATTGTGCTATTGAACCTTCCCAAAACATAGTTACAAGGGAAAATGCTGCCAACACTAGAATACCACTTGGAGCCATTTCACTATATATGTTGAAATGGTTTActtgtttgattaaatttttgaaaacttttataGGCCAAGAGTATTGTGCATTTACTTTTAGATGCTATTAATTAATACACTAGCCTACAATTGTTTTCAGATGCTTATAAATTAATACAATAGCCTACAAGTTGACCTTTCACACAGTAACAAAGATAAATGAAAGAGACCTATTTTGAGGGGATTTACAACCGGTTTCTATTAAAGAGAtttctttaatatttttaaacacCATTTTTAATTGCAAAACTGGTCTCCTTTATACAAATCCCCACTTAATTAGAAACTGGTTTtctttatgtatgtatacaaaCCTCCTCTTAGTTAGAAACAGgtctcttttcatttttatggatAGCCTTGTTAGAATTTAAACAATTTATCACATACAAATAACACAAATACGTAGCGAAAATAATTATGcaatatataaattaacaaaGTTAGTAAATGTGTACCTTCTAGCAAAGCTccaataaactatatataattatagtttaggtttaaagtaaaacccatCTACGATCGCACAATTGACACCacgatgtatgctagtacccgatcacgaaTCTCACAACCCTTTGTGTTTCCCTTGATGAAGACGAACCCCAAGAAAACCGAAACCCTTTGCGTTGGTTCGGCCGAAAGAAAGGGAAGAGAAAAAGAGATTTTGTATAgggtttatttatataaaataaattgtcaTACAAAATGATACAAAATAATAACTTGGTGAACATTAGGGTTTATTTACCTTTCAATAGTCACACGAAATAATAACCCTTAACCCTCTTTATATAGGGTTAtagttaggtccagttttgctgaaaactagAGCGCCTCCCGTTGCATCTTGTGACATGaagatttgttcagaaatatatGAAGTCCAGTGGCCAGTATACAGTTGATGCCACTGAAGACTTCACTCTAGTTGACATCTGACCAAAACATGAAGACATTTCAGacgaagtcgaagacaacaagttgaagaaagagaatgaccatatttactagacatagggatttcagttatcgtcaattatcatattagGAATGACAAACCATCAGTAAcagtcacactaacgtggttccaacaagTGATAGTAGCATGACCACAAATCATTCGGTTGTCTCAACTTTTGTTTAGTGGTTTCAACCGTTCTAATAAGCTTAGTTTGTCGTGGCCTTTATGGTATGTTAGTCCATGATACTTGGTGCATgtaaactttttatcttttaggTGTTGTGCttagataaacaaaaaaaatatattaaagtaaatatatagGATGAGATTTTAACCGTTAGACCATGATAAAAATAATTCACGAAGAttcataaaaaacaaatatataaacgCTGATGCATGGAGACTTTTTTTAGATACAAGGACTATTAGTTAAAAAttggtttatttattttatattaatatttgttatattttatttataacgaTTCTTTACATGTCAATTACTTTATCATTATCGATTtcttacgttttttttttagaaaaataactatatagataaataaaattaaggCTATTATTATAAATCAACTATATAGTTAGGATGTTTGAGATTGAGTCATAAAgggattatttgattattaagtTTGCATAATACAATTGAAAAAAAGTGTTTAGCAAAAAAATGATTATCTATGTTTTACAAAACacagttttgaaaaaacatgttaTTCGTAGTTTTTAAATGCAAAATCTGTTTTAGATTATCAATCCCAAAtaagttttagttatttttcatgtgttttttttttttttttaaaaccagggCATCCCTATTAAAATTCAAAAGGACGCCGATATGTTCGAGGATAATAAAGCAAGTGCCTTTTCAGATGTAGAAGGACCAATATATCTTCATGTggtatgtaaatttttttttttatatggtacaaaatcaaagtttaagAATGTTATGTGACAAAAACTAGCACATTTAACGACTTATTATATTAACCCTAAATTGATAGTTTACataaaagttttagtttttgaaACATTTGTCACGTCATTTACATTGAAAATATTTGTATTTCATTTGATATCGCATGCCAGCTTTATCTAAAATACTCGTAAATTTTAGAGTTGTCTTCCAAATTCTAGatagaaaaaatattttttattactgCTTAGATCATATTATTGCTGGTTGCGGCTCTTGGTAGAAAAAGTTTGCCAAAAGAAGTCTCATTCATATGACTTTTTGAAGAAAGAGAGGAATCAAAATGCACGCTAGAACCGATAGAACCAAAAGTAAGTTGAATTAAAACGGATGCAAGAATCAAAGGCTTCTACGGGAGGAATGGTTAAAAAATCCAATCTTGTTCATAAATAGGACGTGTTGAGGcgaactttattttttttttggttaatgggATATCTTTGTATATTCTATACCATCACTAAAATCATTACAAAACAAGTAGTATGGCTGAATGCCATACTAATTTAAATGCATGACAGACCATGCAAAAGTAAAGCAAAATGCAAACAACATATCAATGTAACGACGCATTAGCTAGACATAACCTGAGACTAACAtgtaataaaactaaaattagaTTATCTGCGCTATTTTATCTTGGACGAATAACCATGTCTCGTGGCACCTTCCACTTTAGAAGTAGTCTCTCAACAACCATTGTACTCTTGAACTTAAGTGTTACTAATTTAAGTCTTATGGTCGAGGCTATGAACTCCACAAGCTGCTCATTGAGGCGAACTTTATAAACAATTCTCCTAAATGGATAGGATCTAGATTATGTAGCATTTACTTTTATTTCTAGATTTGTAACTTTATACTTTGGTTTCTAGCATCTTTCTAGGGcctactttttattatataatatattctgtcatttaaaaaaaaaatgttgaattaaaaatgtcatttttttaattttttttttataacggGGCATCCCTATCAAAATTCAAAAGGGCGCGATATCTTGATATGgtatgtaatttattttttttcatatggtAATGTACTAAATGAACACAAAAATCAAAGTGTAAGACTGTTATGTGACAACAACTAGTACatttattaaaattgaaaaaatgacTAACCACTTGAACGACTTGTTATATTATCCCTAAATTGATAGTTTACataaaagttttagtttttgaaACATTTGTCACGTCATTTACATTGAAAATATTTGTATTTCATTTGATATGGCATGCCAACTTTATCTAAATAAATGTTAAAGTTGTCTTCCAAATTCTAGatagaaaaaatattttttattactgCTTAGATCATATTATTGCTGGTTGCGGCTATTGGTAGGAAAAGTTTGCCAAAAGAGGTCTCATTCATATGACTTTGTAAAGAAAGAGATGAATCGAAATGCACGCTAAAACCGATTGAACCAAAagcaagtttatatatatatatatactaggtgaAACCCGTACGTTGCACCGGGCTAGTTAGTAGTCTACGTGATTCATAGAAAATGACCTACATATAATCTAGCACATATTACGTACAGTACTTTGTTAGAAAAACGAACCAcataaaaataagaatggtACTATACAAGTACAATGAGTAAATTGGTCCATAGAATTTGACCAAAAGGAACCAAAAAGGGAAGTACCAAGAGTAGTCAAGACACATAGATTAAAGAGtaaaagcttaaaaattaaaaatacggATGATTATAATAAGCTTGACTTTTGGTTATCATAGCATTTGAACAAATACTCCTTAATTAAAAACTATATGTTCAGTTAATGTAGAAGTAATGCAAAACACCAAAACACCTCCTACTGGTacgaatataaataaaaaaaaaagtcaacaatCAAGAATGTCCAGAAAAACTCATGAGTTTTATCaatataaagcaaataaaaaacGACTGTCAAAAGCCTCAACAGTCACAAATATCCGATATCAAAACATAACATCAAAACCGGggcatataaaaaacaaaatccaagtTTGAAGGGCAAAACAAATTGCATTATTCATTAAGCTAAGAACTTTGGGGGCTGTTGACGTCTCCTCCAGTTATACTACTCTTCATCACTCTGAACGGTTAGTCGCCTGCGTATATTGTTTGTTGAAGACTTGCCAGATTCAGGGGCAACATCAGCTTCCTATTTGATTAACAGCGGCATACAGAATGGTGCAAAAGGAAGACATTAGAACCACATTTGAAACAAACATCCTATTTGATTAATATTTGATCtttgtatatttatcatttttcaaccATAAGGTACCACAATTTAGGAagttatgtaaaaaactaaaggTATATATAAGAGGCTGTGATGTATTCAAATAGTGACCCAAAGAATAAACAACATTAAAAATGACATTCACCCAAAAAATTTAAGAATGAATTATGTAGCAAAAGAATAAACATACTGGTTATATATTACTCAAAACCTCCTTGAAAACGACGTTCTTTGTGGTGTTTGTAGGCTTGCCATCACCGTCCAAACTCAAAACCTTCAATccttttttgctttttactcTTGAAAGGTGAAACGACAAGACTCGATAACTTGAAAatacaacattttattttttttttacatatgccccactgcgccgcagtgaggtcgagtacttccactgcgccgcagtggaaaacCTCGGACCAAAACTGGAagaaccccactgcgccgcagtgggtttgacacactcccactgcgccgtagtgggagGATAAGGAAGTCTGgccgtgggattccactgcgtcgcagtggacaAAACCttctccactgcgccgcagtgaccCCTAGTTCAGCAACATCAAAATGTACTCACTTGAGATTTAACCAAAACCTtcaaaccacaaacaaaattataagcAAGTTACATTCCAGAATCGAAAGTAAGAGAGTTAACCCGAAAACATTCATATTTGTCAAATTCGTTTGGTCCATGATCGACCACACAACCAAATGGGTCGATTACCCATATTGACATCTTACAACCCAACCAACTATCTTTAACAACTCCAAAAGACATGAACATGaccatttacaaaacatatcaaaatatgaCCAATAACAACCAAATGTACCACGAGCCAAAGtcaagagggacaactaggtttctaaccaaatTATGCTATTCTTTGGAGAATAGTCAAAGTACCTTCCAACTATCTACAATTCCTAGCAACTTCGTTCTCTATTCTTCAAGACGAGcaaacctagttccttcttccgagACCACCTATAATCAAAAGGGTAAACATCTGAaaggtaagcgaatgcttagtgaatatgcttgcataatatcatataaacgaaggagggcaatgctcaagggactgttgcatatggactatgacaccgtcgtgtcatatccataatactcacccttgggctaggcattacatggatccatataagcaaatgattacaatcacatcaaataaaacaataacaaatgctccacatgaggcctgtaatcaaactcaaccataaacatgggacttaacgccaaatcaattaccaccatggactcactcaacatgattggtaattgacccgacgaatatacaatatttgcaagtatactcacctcctttgcgacacaacaaataatcaagataacCGCAAATGCACAAAaccaagctttcaacctatcattATAACATAATGCATACATAAGACGATAATCACTTACCAAGCTATCTCAACATAGCTAATCAATCTTTTCACTAGCATTCTAACCTCTAACCCATTTCACtaagtcattgagttgcttacttTACAAAGTTCTCAAATCAATTTCGagatttcatcatcatcatcatcattatttcaaatattagtaaaaatcatcattatcataGTTGAAGCTTCACCATCAACATTCTTATTTTCAATCAATAATAACATAAGCAACCCAACAACTAACTCATAATATTCCATAATTTGGGAGAAATTCATATTTGGGCTCAACACTatcaaaacccccaatttctatattcaagaaccctaaattcTAATAAGGAAAGGAAATAGGTTAGGAAGCAATTACCTCAAAGGAATATAAGACCAAATTAACACTTGAAATCTCAATATCTTCTCCcccttttctcttgataatttcggccaccaccaccaccactatttcaccaaaaccctaacttGTGAATTCTTGAATGATATTAGATTATGGTTCTTGATGAGTCTTTGATTTGAGATTAGAAGTCAAGTTTGCATGAATTGAGATtggattgaagaatcaaagaggatgaagaagataTTGGAGTAAGTTAGGTGATGGAAGTGAAGTGGGAAAGTGGTTGGCATTCTAATGTGATGCCacgcccctttttatttttgtgggtattttacccgctatctgttaaggttccaactaaattaaccccataaccaaaaataaaatattaggaacttattttaatgtcaaaactacaaaaagggttattttattaccttaaaattattggggtgttacaaaaggGCAACATACAACTGGCCGTGACTAAAAACTGGATTCTTTAAATACAAACCAACTTGGGCCAAACTCTGACATTGACTTTTGTTGATAGTCATGGAAAAACAAACCGATAACGGGAACTGTcttctttgaaaacaaaatgGTATTCTTCAGTCCGATGGGATCAGTTTCATGCGTGGAATGAAGGTGATTTTTCCCGCATGGCTACCAGAAATTATTTGAGCCTTGATCACACGCTCACCAAGTTTTCTTATTCTAAGTCTGGTGCCATACATAATCCACCTGGTTGATCTATGTTTCTAACTAACATTTCGGGGACACCTACATTTAGAACCAAACGATGGTGTGGTATACCAGAAACCTTAATTCTATTGAGAAAATCTTGAGTGTACAACTCTTCGTTAAAATCGGATCCGTTGTCACCTTCACATATCGAATCTGCACTAAGATAGACTTTCTCCTCACCAACAATTTTTGACATGACATGCTCATTGATGATACCAACTACTTCATGCGTAGGTGCAAGAATAGCTCTTCTTGTTAAGCTCATCATGCAGTACTTCAATATATTTCCCAAACAATGTAAGCCTGAGTTCAACCGATCTAGAAAGAATAATTTGGCAAAAAAGCGGTTAATAATTCGAACAGGTAATAGTCATATAGACAGTCATgtatatttaatgaaaatccAATCTAAAtctctatacatacatatatatatatatatcaagatttATGTTTTCAGTTCATACAAAAATAAGAATTcacacaaaaacatatatatagagatatgcAGTTCAAAAATATTTAGATATAAATCACACAAaacatcatcaatatatatagagatgatacaaacatttaaaaaaccaTCGATctgaatacatacatatatatatgaatcacacaaaaacatcatcaatatatatacatgtttagatatcgatatatatatgtagagatTTCTATTCgtatacattaaaataaaatctgaTTAATCAAAAATACAGGACCAAGGATCGAAAGTTGTTACCTTGAAAATTGATTTCGTGATGGTAAGAACCggaataacaaaataaaaaaggtttcGTGATGTGCTCAATCCCTAAAGGTTTCATGATAATATATAGATTTGAGATATTTGGGGATTTAGCCAttattttaaaaccataaattCCTAAAGTTTAGGAATTTGAGATAATTTGTTACTATGAAAATTAGGAATTGATTCGGAGATAAAATTGGAAAGGATTTTGGGGACTATGAAAGAATTGGATAAAATGAAATTAGGGTTGTGGATGTTTATAGATCTGGATGTTTCTTTTCAAAAAAGACCGATGTGAGTGACGCTTTATTAATAGTGGGTTTGAGAACTATAAACAAAAACCTCCATGGTTGAAGTGGTAAACTTGATTAGCTGTTGAACGAAAGGTCCCGGGATCGAAACCCAACAacctcattttttttaaataaaggcATATATTTATGCCTGGCATGCTGATGTGGCTGTCTGACGTGTCGTTCGAGTTGCTCTGGTAACGCCACATCAGAAAAAGCTGATGTGACAGGCTTAGAGAGCGACACGTGAGCGCTTTCTGAtagtcttatatatatatactaggtcttttacccgtaCGATATACGGTTGCTTAAAAGTATAGTTGAATTAAGTCGGCTAAAAGTTTAGAATGTCAACAATTATTAGTAAGTTGTTTTTGCGTTTTATATACACTAATAAAAACTCATCTAAGTATTATGTGGTGGCATCATGTATTCATATCATGTATTCATACGTTTAACTTGTAGTTTTTGATGATAATTTATCACTTTAAAGAAAGTTTTCACAATCTTAAAACCCTTCAGATTTTATCATGTTAACTATAACATTTGTTACTTgaaatcatataaattttaacaaatcaaTTGATATTCTGTTGCGGTTGtgattttattaactaaataaaatggtgcttgtttttagttaaaaagaaGATTTGATATTTAATATGACTGGtaaattgttgttaaaaagaaatatgcataattaataatcaaaaactaccttttaaatatctttttatttttgcctAAAAATAATTGTCATTGAAGTTTacgatttcttttataattttataagataaataattttatttaattgtcaaagaaCTGATATGATGTACCTAATTGCTATTTGAATGACAAGTTAACTcaagaagatgatgttcttaacctaacattaaaaataacatcataaataaagtaaaaagcaaaacaaaaaattaagtaaCAATATTAAGAAAACATGGTTATGGTCTTATGGATGTCTTCATCTTACTAAAAcatgagaaaaaagaaaatcaaaatatactATGCAAGACAacaaaaaattctaaaataacTTAGATAATATAAACGAACCTTAGGATCGAAAACAAATTCTTTTTGTGTTTTGGAAAGTGAATCTTTTGGTAGGAagaaaattttaagaaatttattatgaatatatattgtgATTTGAAAGTGATCGAGTTTTACAATTGAAAACATATATTAgagatatttattattaaataatattgtaaaaaattataaagatgacacataagcttttatcctatgtgtcaattttaaaaaataactttaaattggAGATGCCTTTAAAAAGCTaggattcctattgttttaatatgtatatagatatatatatagagagaaaattTAGTACTATGAAGTAAAATCAATTTGGATgcaatataattataaaaatgtcGTCTTAATAATAAACAGTTAAACACTATTATCATACATATGGTAAATCAAATACTTGGACATTAGTTTCACTAAATGTAAAGTAATACATTTTGACTGATGTTTAACAGGTAAATCTATTTTTAGACCTAAACGATAGTAGGTTATGCTAAACACCTTAATAATATTCATAAAATATTGTGTGTATAGCTCTTTGTTAAAATCatatccattttcattttcacatattaaatctaaactCAAATAAAATTTCTCTATCTCGTCAATTTTTTGACATGACATTCTTACTAAGTATTAAAATTTGGATTACTAACTAATCTTTAGTAAGATGGAGATAAAAGAAAAACCTGATATATTaaactattttatttaattaaaaaacactAAATCTATTATTTGAGATGatgaaatttaatattaaaaatacatatagtTAAAGGATAATAATTTGACATGATAAAAGGAAATGATAGAATTGATGAATTACTCTGAAAGTAATATAGTCAAGACAATTGTTTtgacataaatatttttataaaaaaattttatttgtcaTCCTCACATTCTTTCTTgaagtttagttttttttttctatatatatgtcataaacactttttttttctaatttttaaaatttttttttttgttatttatgatgtcatttaaaaaaaaagttatagcaTATTTTTGATaactataataatttatatatgatctttaaattttcattatctaaataatttaatcataacagattttagattaataaactaattatattatttgaaaCATAAGGTAAACTATTTTGAGGTTAtgagtaatatatttatgtttgttatttGCGCACATTAAGTATATTTGATCCAAAAACATGATGGTAGTTATATGCATTTTGTAGATGCAGATTaggtgtgacaatcgcaacataaatttgattatcgtttatgtttttaggaacttgtgtgtaatcatttaaataagaacttgtcttgatatttaatgattacgtttggacttcaatattatatctgtttatgttttgtatt
This genomic window contains:
- the LOC122602230 gene encoding non-specific lipid transfer protein GPI-anchored 5-like produces the protein MAPSGILVLAAFSLVTMFWEGSIAQSGCINVLIGMSPCLNYVTGSSKMPSSSCCSSLANVVKSQPKCLCAALDGSTLTGLGISINKTVALALPSVCDVKTPPVSRCQAENNAPTMAPAESPKSSKNLNSIVPTMAPVESPKKSKGSTSNGPSPTGGLFIAGPKQVLESP